The region GGGGCGATTGAGAAAGATGCACGCGCCCTTGTACTTTCGCGTGCGCAGATTCGGCTTGTCGTCGTAGGAGTCCCACTCGAGGTACCCCTTCTTGCCCAGACCCTTGTCGCGGAACTGCCAATCCTCGTCGGTGAGCAGCTTCACGGCGTCGTCGAGCTGGGCGCGGTCGTCGTCGTCGGACAGAAACGCGCCGTGCGAACAACATCCGTCGTCGGGCCGGCCCTCGACGGTGCCTTTGCAGGCCGGCGTCCCGAATACACACGTCCACCGCGACAGCAGCCACGTCATGTCCGCGGCGATCAGATGCTTGGGGTCGTCGGGGTCGTAGAACTCCACCCACTCGCGGGCGAAATCCAATTCGACCTCACCGGGGTAAGGGGATGCGCTCACGGTTTTCACGGTAGACCCTCTAGGTTGGATGAGTGCGATTAGGCGTGCTCGACGTGGGCAGCAACACCGTCCACCTGTTGGTGGTGGACGCGCGTCGCGGTGGGCACCCCACACCGATGAGCTCCACCAAGGCTTCCTTGCGACTGGCCGAGGCCATCGACAATTCGGGCAAGCTCACCCGCCGCGGCGCCGACAAGATGATCGGCACCATCGACGAGTTCGCCAAGATCGCCTCGAGCTCGGGATGCTCGGAGCTGATGGCGTTCGCCACGTCCGCGGTGCGCGACGCGAAGAACTCCGAAGACGTGCTGGCCCGGGTGAAAGCCGAGACCGGCGTGTCGCTGCGTGTGCTCAGCGGGGTCGACGAATCGCGACTCACCTTCCTGGCCGTGCGTCGCTGGTACGGGTGGAGTGCCGGGCGCATCATCAACATCGACATCGGCGGCGGTTCTCTGGAGCTGTCCAGCGGTGTCGACGAGGAGCCCGACGTCGCGATGTCGCTGCCGCTGGGTGCGGGCCGCCTCACCCGGGAGTGGTTGGCCGACGACCCGCCCGGCCGCCGGCGCGTCAACATGCTGCGTGACTGGCTGGCCAGTGAGCTCTCCGAAGCCGGCGCTGCGATCACCGCGGCGGGCAGCCCCGACCTCGCGGTGGCGACGTCGAAGACGTTCCGGTCGCTGGCGAGGCTCACCGGCGCCGCCCCCTCCGGTGCGGGGCCGCGCGTCAAACGCACGCTGACCGCCCCGGGGCTTCGTCAGCTCATAGCTTTCATCTCTAGGATGACCGCGTCCGACCGTGCGGAACTGGAAGGGGTGAGTGCCGATCGCGCACCGCAGATCGTCGCGGGCGCCCTCGTGGCGGAAGCGAGCATGAAGGCACTCGGTATCGACAGCGTGGACATCTGCCCCTGGGCGTTGCGAGAGGGGTTGATCCTGCGGAAACTCGACAGCGAAGCCGAGGGCACGGCTCTGGTCGGCGGTGCCGACGAGACGGGCAACGTCGGCGGTACGGGCCGGGGGTCGCGTGGTGGTGCCGCAGAATCGGCACCACGAGGAATGTCCGTGCGTAATGCTGGACAGTGAAGCAGCGAGGCTCAAAGGCAACAGGCGATGACTGAATCAGACGACATCAGCAGTACGCGGCCGATCTCGGTCGCCGAACTGCTGGCAAGGAACGGCACCATCGGTGCGCCACCGGTCGGTGGTAGACGCCGTCGCAGGCGCGGCAACGCCGATGCCGTCACTGTCGCCGAACTCACCGGCGAGATCCCGATCATCCGGCCCGAGGATGCGGCGCCCGCCCCCGAAGCGGAGGAGCCCGCCGCCGAGGCCGAGATCCCCGAGGCCGAGATCGACGAGACCCCCTCGACCAACGGGGCGGTCGACCACGCCACCGACGGCGATGTCGAATCCGAGCCCGACAGCGAGGTCGACACCGACGCGGAGAGCGTCGACACCGAGGCGGAGCCCGTCGATGAGGAGACCGCCGAGGAAGAGCCGGCCGGCGAGGACGCCGTAGACGAGGCCGAAGTCGCCGAGTCCGACGTCGAGGCCGAGACCGAGACCGAAGGCGACGTCGATGAGGAGGCCGAAGAAGCCGAACTCGACGATGAGGACGCCGCGCAGACCGAGGCCGAAGAGGACGACGACACCGGCGTCGGAGACGACGTCGACGACGAATACGCCGACGCGGTCGCCGACTACACGGCTCACCTCGAGCAACGCGACGCCGAGTCCGCTCCCGTCGACTTCTTCACCCCGCCCCGGCGGTCCGGCTTCAAACGCTGGTCTCGCAAGCAGGCCATCGACGTCGACGCCGAGCACATGAGTCCCGATCCCGTCGAGGTGGAGTCGGCGGTCGACCTGGTAGACGCCCCGGAGATCGAGGATCTCGACACCGAAGCCGCGGTGGCCGCCGGCCTCGACGAGGACGGCACCAGGACGGTCGACGAGGACGAACTGCCGTCCTATCTCCGATCGACCGAGGAGCCGCTGTTCGGCGGCCAGACGGTCGCCGACGACATCGCCACGCGAGACACCCGCCCCTCACCGGAAGACATCGACCTCGACGAGGACGACCTCGACGAGGACGATCTCGACGAGGACCTCGAGGATGAGGAGGCGGTGGAGCCCCGCCGGATGTCGTCGCTGGTGCACGGGGCCTGGATCGTCGCGCAGAGCGTCATCGCGGTGGTGTTCGGCGCGGGCCTGTTCGTCGCGTTCGACCAGCTCTGGAAGTGGAACAACATCGTCGCCCTGGTGCTGTCGGTACTGGTGATCCTGGGTCTCGTGGTCGGCGTGCGGGTGGTGCGCAAGACCGAGGACATCGGCAGCACGCTGATCGCGGTCGCGGTGGGGGCGTTGGTCACGCTCGGCCCGCTGGCGCTGCTGCAATCGGGCTGACGGAACCGAGTGCGTCCAGCCATCAAGGTCGGTCTCTCGACGGCCTCGGTCTATCCGTTGAAGACCGAGGCTGCCTTCGAGTACGCCGCCAGGCTGGGTTACGACGGTGTCGAACTCATGGTGTGGGCCGAATCGGTCAGCCAGGACGTCGATGCCATTCAGGCGATGTCGAAGCGCTACGACGTCCCGGTGCTGTCGGTGCACGCGCCGTGCCTGCTCATCTCGCAGCGGGTGTGGGGAGCCAACCCGATCCCGAAGCTGGAACGCAGTGTGCGGGCCGCCGAGCAACTCGGTGCGCAGACCGTCGTGGTGCATCCGCCGTTCCGCTGGCAGCGCCGCTACGCCGAGGGCTTCTCCGACCAGGTCGCCGAGCTCGAGTCGACCGGTGACGTGATGGTCGCCGTCGAGAACATGTTCCCGTTCCGGGCGGACCGGTTCTTCGGGGCGGGCCAGACGTCGATCGAGCGGATGCGCAAGCGCGGGGGCAGCCCGGGGCCGGGCATCTCGGCGTTCGCGCCGTCGTACGACCCTCTCGACGGCGGCCACGCGCACTACACGCTGGACCTGTCCCACACCGCGACCGCGGGCACCGACGCCGTCGACATGGCGCGGCGCATGGGGGAGGGGTTGGTGCACCTGCACCTGTGCGACGGCAGCGGCGCCTCGACCGACGAGCATCTGGTGCCGGGACGCGGGACGCAGCCGACGGTGGAGGTGTGCGAGATGCTGGCGGCAAGCGACTTTGCCGGGCATGTCATCCTCGAGGTGACGACGTCCGGTGTGCGCACCGCCGCCGAGCGGGAGGCGCTGCTGACCGAGTCGCTGCAATTCGCCAGGGCGCATCTGCTGCGCTGACCCTCGAGGACGGCCGGAACGTTGACGAAGAGCTCGACACTGTTCACCGACGCGATGGCGCTGACGCCCGTGGGCGACGGGATCTATCACGGGGAGCTCAACGAGCACTGGACCATCGGGCCCAAGGTGCACGGCGGCGCGATGCTGGCGCTGTGCGCGAACGCGGCCCGCCACGAGTTCGGTGACGAGCCGGGCGTCGAGCCCATCGCCGTGTCGGGCAGCTTCCTGTGGGCGCCGGATCCCGGGCCCATGGAGGTGGTCACCACGGTGCGCAAGCGCGGGCGGCGGGTGAGCCTCGTCGACGTCGAACTGAACCAGGGGCCGCGGACCGCGTTGCGCGCGGCGATCACGATGGGCACGCCGGAACACCGGGTGCCGCCGCTGCTGTCGGTCAATCCGGTGCTGGCGCTCATGACACCCGAGCCGCCACCCGGCCTGGAACCGATCGGGCCGGGCCATCCGATGGCCGACATCGTGCACTTGGCCCACGGCTGCGACATCCGGCCGTCGCTGACGACGTTCGGCCCTCGCGGCGACGGAGGTCCGCCGCTGATCGAGTATTGGGTGCGGCCGAAGGGGGTGGCACCGGACGTGCTGTTCGCGCTCCTGTGCGGCGATGTGTCGGCCCCGGTGACCTACGGCGTCAATCGGTTCGGGTGGGCGCCGACGGTCCAGCTGACGGCGTACCTGCGTGCGATGCCGGCCGACGGCTGGCTGCGGGTCATGTGCACGACGACCCAGATCGGCGAGGACTGGTTCGACGAGGATCACGTCGTCGTCGACCGCGAGGGGCGGATCGTGGTGCAGACGCGCCAGCTCGCGATGGTGCCCGCAGCCGGCTGAAACTGCCGTGGAATGCTGTCCGGCATGGCCAGGATCGCGATCATCGGCGGAGGAAGCATCGGAGAGGCTCTGCTGGCGGGGCTGCTGCGTGCGGGCAGGCACGTCAAGGACCTCGTGGTGGCGGAGAAGGACCCGGCTCGCGGCCGGTATCTCGCCGGAAAGTACTCCGTGCTGGTGACCTCGGTGCCCGATGCGGTGGACGCCGCCACCTACGTCGTCGTCGCAGTCAAGCCGACCGACGTGCAGCACGTCATCGGGGACATCGTCGATACCGCCGCAAGAGCGGAAAGCAATGCCGCCGAACAGGTTTTCGTGACGGTGGCCGCCGGTGTCAGCACCGCCTACTACGAGAACAAGCTGCCCGCCGGTTCGCCTGTGGTCAGGGTCATGCCCAACGCGCCGATGCTGGTCGGCGGCGGTGTCAGCGCTCTCGCGCCGGGCCGGTTCGCCACCGCCGAGCACCTCAGGGAGGTGTCGTCGCTGTTCGACGCCGTCGGCGGCGTGCTCACGGTGGCCGAGTCCCAGCTCGACGCGGTGACCGCTGTCTCCGGGTCCGGACCGGGCTACTTCTTCCTGATGGTCGAGGCGCTCGTCGACGCGGCGGTGGACGCCGGTCTGGCGCGCGGGGTCGCCACCGATCTGGTGACGCAGACGATGGCCGGGTCGGCCGCGATGTTGCTCGAGCGTCTGGATCAAGCGGCCGTGGGCGGCGATTCGACCGACGTGCCGATGGCCGCAGCGATCGACACGTCGCCGGCGCAACTGCGCGCCACGGTGACCTCCCCGGGCGGCACCACCGCCGCTGGTCTGCGGGAACTCGAGCGCGGAGGTCTGCGGGCCGCCGTCGCCAACGCCGTGGAAGCCGCGAAAAAGCGCTCTGAGCAGCTAGGAATTACATCCGAGTAGTTCACCAATTTCCGACGGATTAGCCCACACCCGTCGCAGTAACCCCACCTGCCACGCTATTCTCCCAGTGGTAAGCACGGGTTGGTGCCAGCGGTGGGGAAGCCGCTGGAACTGCCCGTGCCTGATGGATTGGGTTGCGATGACGTCTATGAACGGGCCGTCGGCGCGGGATGGGGCAAATGGGAAGGCGGCGCGTGACGCCGGGCAGACCGAAGGTCAGCCACCCCGGGCTCAATTTCTCACCGTCGCCGAGGTGGCGAGCCTGATGCGGGTCAGCAAGATGACGGTGTACCGGCTGGTGCACAACGGCGAGCTGCCTGCGGTCCGGGTGGGCCGCTCGTTCCGCGTGCACGCCAAGGCAGTCCACGACATGCTGGAGAGCTCGTACTTCGACGCCGGTTGATTTGCTCTTCGCGCGAGCGCTCATCGCCGGTTGATTGCTCTTCGCGCGAGCGCTCATCGCCGGCTGATTTGCTCTTCGCGCTCTCCACGCAAGCGTTGAAATCCACGGTGTGCGCCCCGGGTCGTGCACCTCATCGGCGAAAGGTGGATTTCGTCGTGGGAACAGCGCCCGGGTAAGGTGACCCGTCGGTCGTCATTCACAACTGAGGTAGCGGAGTTCATGGGTTCTGTCATCAAGAAGCGGCGCAAGCGCATGTCGAAGAAGAAGCACCGCAAGCTGCTTCGTCGCACGCGGGTGCAGCGCAGAAAACTGGGCAAGTAGGTTCACACGCCCTCTCGCTAGGCTGTCTGGATGGATTCCGACGGTCGTTCCGAGACACCGGACACCCGTGACGGACTGAGCTATCCCAAGGTCGTTCTGGTCACCGGCGCATGCCGATTCCTCGGGGGCTACCTGACCGCACGGCTGGCGCAGAACCCCCTGATCAACCATGTGATCGCGGTGGATGCGATCGCGCCGAGCAAGGATCTGCTGCGCAGGATGGGGCGCGCGGAATTCGTCCGCGCCGACATCCGCAACCCGTTCATCGCCAAGGTGATCCGCAACGGCGACGTCGACACGGTGGTGCACGCGGCCGCAGCGTCCTACGCGCCCCGGTCCGGTGGCCGCGCGACGCTCAAGGAACTGAACGTCATGGGCGCCATCCAGCTGTTCGCGGCCTGCCAGAAGGCGCCGTCGGTGCGCCGGGTCATCCTCAAGTCGACCTCGGAGGTGTACGGGTCGAGCTCGCGTGACCCGGTGCTGTTCGCGGAGAGCAGCAGCCGCCGCAGGCCGCCGGGCGAGGGTTTCGCACGCGACAGCATCGACATCGAGGGCTACGCCCGCGGCCTCGGCAGGCGCAGGCCGGACATCGCGGTCACCATCCTGCGCCTGGCGAACATGATCGGCCCGGCCATGGACACCGCGCTGTCGCGGTATCTGGCCGGTCCGGTGGTGCCGACGGTGATCGGGCACGACGCCCGGATGCAGCTCCTGCACGAGCAGGATGCCCTGGGGGCCCTCGAGCGCGCCACGATGGCGGGGAAGGCGGGCACCTTCAACATCGGCGCGGCGGGCGTCATCATGATGAGCCAGGCGATCCGGCGGTCGGGCCGGCTGGCGCTGCCGGTGCCGCGATCGGCGTTGGTCGCAGTCGATTCGCTGTGGCGGGCCACCCGCAATACGGAACTGGACCGCGAACAGCTCGACTACCTGAGCTACGGCCGCGTCATGGATACCACGAGGATGCGCAGAGAGCTCGGCTTCGCCCCGAAGTGGACCACGGCCGAGGCCTTCGACGATTACGTGCGCGGCCGCGGACTGAAACCGATCATCGATCCTTCCTGGGTACGTTCTGTGGAGGATCGCGCCGTAGCGGCGGCGCAGCGCTGGGGACGCTAGACTCGGTGCTCATATCAGGGCCGGGGGGTATTGGGGGAGAGGACAACACGGTGGCGGGCGATTCCAAAGCGAAAGTGATTCCGCTGCACTCGAATTCGGGTCGCAGCGCGTCTCAGCGTCGAACGGCCGCGCAGCGTGCCGACAACTCCCGCAGGCACCCCTCGCTGCTTGCCGACTCCGACGGCCGCGACTCGGCCGAAGACCTTGCCGCCGTCGTCCGCGAGATCGACCAGCATCGGGCCGGTGGTGCCGGGGCCGGCGGCGCCGACTCGACTCCCACCGAACTCGCCAAGCGGATCTCCGCCGTCGGGGATTTCCTCCGCAAGCGGATGTCCGGCGACTACACCGTCGACGAGTTCGGGTTCGATCCGCACCTCAACAACGCAATCTTTCTTCCTTTGCTGAGAGTGTTCTTCAACTCCTGGTTCCGGGTTGAGGTCAGCGGAGTGGAGAATTTGCCGGAGACCGGGGCGGCGCTGGTCGTGGCCAACCACGCGGGCGTGCTGCCGTTCGACGGCTTGATGACCTCGGTGGCCGTGCGCGACAAGCACCCCGCACACCGGGATCTGCGGCTGCTGGCCGCGGACATGGTGTTCGACATGCCCGTCGTCGGGCAGGCTGCGCGCAAGGCCGGCCACACCATGGCGTGCGTCGACGACGCGCACCGCCTGCTGGCCGCCGGGGAGCTGACCGCGGTGTTCCCCGAGGGCTACAAGGGGCTCGGCAAGCACTTCAAAGACCGCTACAAGCTGCAGCGTTTCGGCCGGGGCGGGTTCGTGTCGGCCGCGCTGCGCACGAAGGCGCCGATCGTGCCGTGCTCGATCGTCGGGTCCGAGGAGATCTACCCGATGGTCGCCGACGTCAAGTTGATCGCCCGGCTGCTGGGGCTGCCGTACTTCCCGGTGACGCCGCTGTTCCCGCTCGCGGGTCCGCTCGGCGTGGTGCCGCTGCCCTCGAAGTGGTACATCCAGTTCGGCGAACCGATCGACGTCAGCGACTACGACGAGTCCGCCGCCGAGGATCCGATGGTCACTTTCGAGCTGACCGACCAGGTGCGCGAGACCATCCAGCAGACGCTGTATCAGCTGCTGGCCAACCGGCGCAACACGTTCTTCGGCTGACGCCTATATCGCCTAGCTGGTTTGCTTGGCAATCATCTTCCGCAGGGCCTCGTCGCGCGCCGCAGCGATCCGATCGCTCACCTCGTCGGCTTCGGTGTCCGACTGCGCCTCGCCCATCACGGTGACGACACTCGTGAGCACGGGTTCGCCGTTCTCGTCGGTCACCTCGCCGCGGACCTCGGTGACCACCGCCCCGTGCGATTCGGTCACCGAGTCGAGATACGAGTCGAAGTAGAGCTTGTCGCCGGCCAGGATCGGGCGGTGGAAGGTGATCTTCTGGTCGCGGTGCAGCACCCGCTCCATGTTGATCGGCACGTCGAACTGGTTGAAGATCTCCAGCTGGACCCGGCGGCCGGCCACCGCGAGGAAGGTCAGCGACGCGATCAGCGCGTCGTGACCGCACTCCTTGGCCGCCTCTTCGGTGTAGTGCGCCGGATGGTCGTCCTTGACGGCCCGCGCGAACTCGCGGATCTTCTCGCGATCGACCTCGAAATAGTCCGGATACCGGTAGTGCGTTCCGATGATGTTTTCAGCGATGCTCACGACGTCTTCCCGTCCTCCAGTGCCGGCGCGAGCCTATCAGCGGCAGGATTGACGGCCCGGCCGTCGCGGCTTGCTGTTACTTCTTCTCGCGCCGCGACACCGCCGCGGCCAGGGCGCCCCCGACCGCACCGAGCGCCAGCGCCGACGGCACCCCGATGCGCGCCGCCTTGCGGGCGGTGCGGAAGTCCCGGATCTCCCAGCCGCGCTGCCGCGCCAGGTCCCGCAGATTGGCGTCCGGGTTGATCGCCACCGCGGTGCCGACCAGCGACAGCATCGGCACGTCGTTGAAGCTGTCCGAGTACGCCGTGCACCGGCGCAGGTTGAGGCCCTCGCGGATGGCCAGCGACCGCACCGCGTGCGCCTTGCCCGTGCCGTGCAGGATGTCGCCGACCAGCCGGCCCGTGAACACCCCGTCGATCGACTCGGCCACCGTGCCCAGGGCTCCGGTCAGCCCCAGCCGGCGCGCGATCGTGTCCGCCAGTTCGTAGGGCGTCGCGGTGACCAGCCAGACCTGCTGGCCCGCGTCGAGATGCATCTGCGCCAGCGCCCGGGTGCCCGGCCAGATCTTGTCGGCGATGATCTCGTCGTAGGTCTCCTCCCCGAGCGCGACGAGCTCGGCGGTGGAGCGGCCCTCGATGAAGCTGAGCGCCTTGCGCCGCCCGGCGGCCACGTCGTCGCTGTTCTCCTTGCCGGTGAGCTGGAATTTCGCCTGCGCCACCGCGAACCGCGCGAGGTCTTTGTAGGTGAAGTACTCGCGGGCGGCCAGCCCGCGGGCGAAGTGGATCAACGACGACCCGTGCACCAGCGTGTTGTCGACGTCGAAGAAGGCCGCCGCCGTGAGATCGGGCGGTGGCGGGGGTGGCGTCGGCCCCGCGGGTTCCAGCTCGGTGAGGCCCGCGGCGGCGACCTCGGCGCTGATCTCCCCGGCGAATTCCTGCGCCCGGACGTCAGGCCGGTCCCCAGACCCTCCGGTGTCGGACACGGCTACAACATTAGGTCACCAGCTGGCGATACTGGCGGGGTGGATCGACAGGTGCGGCTGCTCACCCGCGACGGATGCCCGATGTGCCAGACGGCGGCGACGCGCCTGGCCGAGCTGGCCGGCGAGCTCGGGTTCGTGTTCTTGGTCACCGACGTCGACGCCGAGGCCGCGGCGGGGGACCCGTCGCTGCGGGCCGAATTCGGCGACCGGCTCCCGGTGGTGCTGCTCGACGGGCTGGAGCACAGCTATTGGGAGGTCGACGAGCCGAGGCTGCGGGCGGACCTCGCCGGCTGAGCCCATTCCCGCCGAACTTGCATTCCGTGTGGCGTGCACTCGCACTTTGCCTCGTGGAATGCAATTTCGGCGGAAGAAGAGCAAATTTGGTGGCCGGCTGGTGAACGACTACCGTTGACCGAGTGGTCTGCGTGGTGAGGAAGCCATGAGCGTCTTGCTTTTCGGCGTCTCGCACCGCAGCGCGCCGGTATCCGTTCTGGAGAATCTGAGCACCGACGAGTCCGATCAGGCCAAGATCGTCGACCAGGTGCTGCAGTCGTCGCTGGTGACCGAGGCGATGGTGCTCTCCACCTGCAACCGCGTCGAAGTCTATGCGGTCGTCGAGGCCTTCCACGGCGGCCTGTCGGTGATCGGGCAGGTGCTCGCCGAGCACTCCGGGATGTCGCTGCACGACGTCACCAAGTACGCCTACGTCCGGTACGCCGAAGCCGCGGTCGAGCATCTGTTCGCCGTGGCCAGCGGCCTGGACTCCGCGGTGATCGGCGAAGCGCAGGTCCTCGGCCAGGTCCGGCGGGCCTACGCGGCGGCCGAGGCCAACCACACCGTCGGCCGCACCCTGCACGAGCTCTCCCAGCGCGCGCTGTCGGTCGGCAAGCGGGTCCACTCGGAGACCGGCATCGACGCCGCCGGCGCCTCGGTGGTGTCGGTGGCCCTGGACATGGCCGACCGCAAAGTCGGTTCGCTGGCCGGCCGCAAGGCGGTGGTGATCGGCGCCGGGTCGATGGGCGCGCTGGCATCCAAGCAGCTGATGCGGGCCGGGGTGGATCGCATCCACATCGTGAACCGTTCGCTGCCGCGCGCCAAGAGGCTGGCCGAGAACATGCGGGCCCAGGGTGTGGCGGCCGACGCGTTCCCGTTCGATCATCTTCCGCCGCTGCTCACCGACGCCGACGTCGTCGTCAGCTGCACCGGCGCGGTGCGCCCGGTGGTCTCCCTGGCCGACGTGCACCGCGGACTGGCGCACGGCGCGGAACGCAAGGAGCTGGTGATCTGCGACCTCGGCATGCCGAGAGACGTCGATCCGGCCGTGGCCGGGCTACCCGGCGTGTACGTCATCGACATGGAGCGCATCCTGCGTGAGCCGAAGGCCCGCACAGCTACCTCCGACGCCGAAGCCGCCCGCGCGATCGTCGCCGCCGAGGTGGCCAGTTACCTCGCCGGACAGCGCATGGCCGAGGTGACCCCCACCGTCACCGCGCTGCGCCAGCGCGCCGCCGACGTGGTCGAAGCCGAGCTGCTGCGGCTGGACAACCGGCTGCCCGATTTGGAGGCCGCCCACCGCGACGAGGTCGCCAACACCGTGCGTCGCGTGGTCGACAAGCTCCTGCACGCCCCGACGGTGCGCGTCAAACAGCTGGCCGGCGCGCCGGGCGGGGACAGTTACGCCGAAGCGCTGCGCGAACTGTTCGAACTCGACCAGCATGCGGTCGATGCCGTGGCGGCAAGCGAATTGCCCCTGCTCGGCGGAGACCTCGAGCCACTGACCTCCGATCTCGACCCCACCGAGTGACGCCCTGCCCACTGAAAGCCGTGACGTGATCCGCATAGGCACCCGGGGCAGTCTGCTGGCCACGACTCAGGCAGGTGTCATCCGGGACGCCCTGATCGCGGCCGGGCACGCTGCCGAACTCGTGATCGTCTCCACCGAGGGAGACCGCTCCGACGCTCCGATCGCCGACATCGGTGTCGGGGTGTTCACCGCCGCGCTGCGCGAAGCGATCGCCGACGGCACCGTCGACATGGCGGTGCATTCCTACAAGGATTTGCCGACCGCGACCGATCCGCGGTTCGTGATCGCCGCGATCCCGGTGCGCGAGGACCCTCGGGACGCCCTCGTCGCCCGTGACGGATTGGTGCTCGGAGAGTTGCCGGCAGGGTCGGTGATCGGCACCTCGTCCCCGCGGCGGGTGGCACAGCTTAAAGCACTGGGTCTCGGTTTGGAAATTCGCCCCCTACGAGGCAACCTAGATACCAGGTTGAGCAGGGTGAGCAGCGGTGATCTCGACGCCGTCGTGGTGGCCCGAGCGGGATTGGCCCGTATCGGTCGCCTCGACGCTGTCACCGAGGCGCTGGAACCGGTACAGATGTTGCCGGCGCCGGCCCAAGGTGCATTGGCAGTCGAGTGCCGTGCCGGGGACACCGGCCTGGCGACACTGTTGGCGGAGTTGGACGACGCCGACAGCCGGGCTGCGGTCACCGCAGAGCGAGCCCTGTTGGCCGAACTGGAGGCGGGGTGTTCCGCACCGGTGGGCGCGATCGCCGAGGTGGTCGAGTCCATCGATGAGGATGGCCGAGTCTTCGAAGAGCTGTCGCTGCGCGGTTGCGTGGCGACGCTGGACGGATCCGACGTGATCCGTGCGTCCGGTATCGGAACACCCGGTCGGGCACGGGAGCTGGGCCTCTCGGTAGCCGCGGAGCTGTTCGAGCTGGGAGCACGCGATCTGTTGGACGAACGCG is a window of Mycolicibacterium chubuense NBB4 DNA encoding:
- the hemC gene encoding hydroxymethylbilane synthase produces the protein MIRIGTRGSLLATTQAGVIRDALIAAGHAAELVIVSTEGDRSDAPIADIGVGVFTAALREAIADGTVDMAVHSYKDLPTATDPRFVIAAIPVREDPRDALVARDGLVLGELPAGSVIGTSSPRRVAQLKALGLGLEIRPLRGNLDTRLSRVSSGDLDAVVVARAGLARIGRLDAVTEALEPVQMLPAPAQGALAVECRAGDTGLATLLAELDDADSRAAVTAERALLAELEAGCSAPVGAIAEVVESIDEDGRVFEELSLRGCVATLDGSDVIRASGIGTPGRARELGLSVAAELFELGARDLLDERGRDT
- a CDS encoding glutamyl-tRNA reductase; protein product: MSVLLFGVSHRSAPVSVLENLSTDESDQAKIVDQVLQSSLVTEAMVLSTCNRVEVYAVVEAFHGGLSVIGQVLAEHSGMSLHDVTKYAYVRYAEAAVEHLFAVASGLDSAVIGEAQVLGQVRRAYAAAEANHTVGRTLHELSQRALSVGKRVHSETGIDAAGASVVSVALDMADRKVGSLAGRKAVVIGAGSMGALASKQLMRAGVDRIHIVNRSLPRAKRLAENMRAQGVAADAFPFDHLPPLLTDADVVVSCTGAVRPVVSLADVHRGLAHGAERKELVICDLGMPRDVDPAVAGLPGVYVIDMERILREPKARTATSDAEAARAIVAAEVASYLAGQRMAEVTPTVTALRQRAADVVEAELLRLDNRLPDLEAAHRDEVANTVRRVVDKLLHAPTVRVKQLAGAPGGDSYAEALRELFELDQHAVDAVAASELPLLGGDLEPLTSDLDPTE